Within Acanthochromis polyacanthus isolate Apoly-LR-REF ecotype Palm Island chromosome 3, KAUST_Apoly_ChrSc, whole genome shotgun sequence, the genomic segment CTTTAAAAGTGTACATAAATTCTGTTTCACGACTTTACCTGACGAttaatgttctgtttttgtgttgaggCCTGTCCTCTGTGAAGGCTAATATGAGGCTGGGGAACTTTGCGGCTGCTAGGGAGACTCTTGGACGAATCTGTCACACCCTTCAGGTGAAAATAATGATTATACTGTTGCAGTAGATATactcttttattttaaaaatgataatacCATGTTGTATGCAAGAAACAGTGATAGTTTTGTGAATAAAGTAAGATATTCTGTATATGAAGGACTTCTACAGCCACAGTAACTGGGCGGAGCTGGAGAAAACAACTCCTTACAGCACTCTGATCAGACCAGATCAACCTCTGGAGAACTTGGCAGGTATGTTCCTGTTGACTGAGTGACATGTACAGTTTAAACTGCAAGAGTtcagaaatgagaaaacaacTTAAAGCATTGCTGTTAGTcaatcacaatttttttcttaagGGGTTTTCCATTTAGTACAGCACTCTCGTTATCAAAATCTGTTTGTCGGTTTACTTGACATTACATTGAAATCTGTTACATCTTGATTCCAGATAGTATCATGCAAaacttctgtcatattttttgcTCAGGTCCAGATACTCCAACCTGTAAGAGCTGTACAGGAGCGACGATGTGTGCTGACAACATTTTGCCTGCAGTGCTGAGTCAGGGCTTAATCACTTCAGGCTACTTTAACGTCATCTCTTCAGTAAAACCTGCAGGTGAAGATCTCATTTACTATTCGAATGCTATGATTAATATTTCACTGAAAATGTTAGCTATAGCTAGTAAACTAACTGACAGCTATAATCTTAATACCCTGCGCTATTtatcatttcatcatttttacacTCAGCAAAAAATATCCCACTATCAAACTGTACCTTTTGCAGAGGTTGTTGAGTCTatttgaaaaagtaaaaagtttCTCAGAACAACAAGCACCAATAAAGTGAAGACTTGAAATACGACAGCCAATAGCTGTAATCTCCTTTCATAACTTTCTCTGCACGGCGTATTTTGTGACACAGCCCTTGCAAAAACATTAtggtttctgttgctgttttgtggttTATTGAGCAGTCGTTCCATTATCCAACTAACCAGTCATTATCACTATCCATCGAGCTTGTCATTTCTGTTCTAAGGTAAATGCAGCCACGGTGGTCAGGCTGACAAGACAAGCACAGTGGACCCAGTGGGGGGAATCAATAAGGATGGTGTAGAGTCTGGTCATGGCTCATTTCACAAAAGAGCAGCTAACCTGGCAGTGGATGCCACTATGGAGCTACTGGAGGACATCAGAGTAGCTGCCGGAGACCAGAGCTTCCTGCAGTATGGAACTAAGTCACCTGAGATACTTTTGTGCTTGTTGAATGGTTGCAAAGGGGAGCTGCATGAACACTGAAGGCATATATGCAGGAAAACAACTGGTTTGTGTGATGTATTGGCATATGTTTGAAATCAAAATTTCCAAATTGGTCATCACTCAATGGTGGGGTGAAAAAAAACTACCTCACTGGAGGCATTATATGGCTCAAATGAGGAAATCAGTCTCCCCTGGCATTCATAGTTGCATTCAATTGTTTACATTAAAAGTTCTGTTTCTGGAAAGTTATCAACTATTCAGCATCTGAACAAAGTGCTGCTCCTTGCAGGATAATCCAGATAGATAACACCTGAATTAAACATGAagaattatttgtgttttgtctctctctcatcTTCCCCCAGATTGATGGACCTCTCCCAGGCCCCTgcattgtgttttgtcattgaCACTACAGGCAGCATGAGGGATGACATAGAAAGTGCAAAGAATGTGTCTTTTAACATTATTGATAAGAGGAGAGAAACACAACAGGAGCCCTCTGAATACATACTGGTACCGTTCAATGACCCAGGCATGTGACTTAgaattttacagatgttccaaATGTTGAATATGAAAGCTACCAAATAAAGTATGCTCACGGATCTGCAAAAACTCGGCTGGTTCAAATACTACTTTAACTCCTATCTAGATTTTGGACCTGTAATAAGGACAGCTGATGCAGACAAATTCAAAGTCAGCATCAACAACCTCACTGCAATCGGAGGAGGAGACAACCCAGAATTGAGTTTGTCTGGACTGCAAGTGAGTGCACTCAAACGACTCACGTTATGGGGGCATGCACGCTGTTATATTGAGGACGCCTACATTTGGAATTTATTCCAGAGGATCAAACAAATAACTGCTTTTTCTATCCTGTGTTTGATTGAAAGCTTGCCCTGACAGCAGCTCCACCCTCCTCTCAGATTTTTGTCTTCACTGACGCTCCAGCCAAAGATACTCAGCTGAAAGAAACAGTCACTGCTCTTATAGAGACAACCAACTCTGTGGTAAGTCAGGTGAAATGTGAGTGAAAACCCACTCAGGCACAGGGAGGACAAGCAAACAATGCATAGAAAGGCTCCTGCCGGCCAGATGATTCAAACCCAAAACGTTCTAGCTCTGACACGACACATCAGAGCATTGTACTGCACAAAACCTCCATTTTCAACATAGTTTGATAGTTGGAAAGTCATTCTTCACTAAGAACAACAATTTAAACTTATGAAAATGTCTCCTAATTTTAAATGTCACGACTTCTCGTGCTTTTAAATCTTTATAAACCTTAAAACTTTCTAATTATTTCCAGatttttctggaaatatgaaacattttcaaaggTCAGATTGCACTGTTAAAGGGATAAATTTGctggaaacaaaataaagagcATTAATCTGGAAATGATCTCCAAAATGCCTTTTTGATGACTTAGCTTCTGGAAAAGTGGCTACATCCCCCCCAAACATCCAGGCAAATATTTATAGTGTTTGATGGATTGATGAactgtgtgaaacattttatCAGTGAATTACTTAAATAAATACGGCTTGGTTCAATAATGTGGTGAATAACTACAGTTTGACTCATGAAATAGAAATATATAAATCCATGTTTTCACCAATGATTTGaaatttttaaatgcattactACCCCAAAGCATTGCataactggattttttttttcttcaaaaaacaaTGCTATTAGAATGACTCTGTGCTTATTGCACATTCTCCATCCCTTTATTTTTTAGGTAACCTTCCTGTTGACAGATGTCCGTGCCAGACGACGAAGGGATTCTCGGGGTCTGGCACCACGAGTACTAAGTGGAGGACAAACCCAGCTATATCGAGACTTAGCCCAAACCTCTGGGGGACAGGCCATTGAAGTCCCCAAGTCAGGCCTCCCTCTGGCCACTGCAGTTATAGAAGATTTAACAGTCAGTGCTGTGGTGAGACACCGAGCGAGAAAATAGGACTGAAGGCAACGTGTTTGAAATCTGCTGTGTTGCAAGTAGTGGCCACGTTTTTCATGGCACTGCCTTTCACCAGCAATTCCTTTTTCACCgcagtttttctttcctcttccaGGTGACAGTTTTCCAAGCAGCAATTAATCCTGGACGACCTGAAAATTTGACTTTTACTGTTGATGCATTAATAAACAACATGATCATTTACATCACCGGAGCCTCATCTCTCACCTTCACACTGACCAGCTCCACGGGTGCAGTTCAAAGACACATGTTGGACATTAGTGTCATTACTGCCAACATTTCACATACTTatatttcctctttctctcttacttttttggattttttgcatGTCTGTAATCTGAAAGTGTTTCTTTTAGGTAGTTGGCTAATTGTTTTAGCAGTAAACAGTCTCGTTCAAATTGTAAAAAATAcgaataaaaatacacattttctcATCTTGTGCGTGACATATATTACCAtctttaacatgttttcatgCCTTTCAGGATTATCTCAGACGTCAAGTCAGTTCAATGGTCCTCTGGCAAACTTTACCACAGTGGGAAATTTGCGCCGGATAATGCTCATCACTGGCAATCAAACAGGATTGTGGAACATAAGCATTAACTCTAATATTGCCTACACTGTTAAGGTCACAGGTCAGTGGTGCAGCTACATCGCAGTCCATAGATCTCATTTTAAATTCCTTTTAGTTCCTaagaaacatttgttttctctgtgtgaACATCAGGTCAAAGTTCTGTGAACTTCATTTATGAGCTTGTGGACGTACAGGAGGGAGCCCACGGTGGTGTCATTCCAATAGAAGGTCGTCCTATTGCAGGTTGGAACACACAAGAAATTATCATATAATACGTATTATTAGACATTTTCTCATTGTTCttaacagcaaaaatgtaagTACTGAAGTGTCTTGTGTCCTATTTAATAAAGGCCACCTCATCAACCCTCGTCTATTCCGTCTCTTCCAGAACCTGACAGCTGTCTTTGTGTACATTAGCACCTTTCACAATaatactgttttattttctttccacaTCTTACAGGTGCTAATGTCAGTCTCTTGGTCACTGTGACAGGAAGTGACAACGTGACAGTCACAGAGGCCACTCTGTTCAACAGCTTAGGGCTAACAGAGATCAGTGGATCAATACAGGCATGTTACACCCAACAATCTTAAAAGACATAGATAATAACTGACATTCCATCTGACCCCTTTTCACA encodes:
- the LOC127533112 gene encoding von Willebrand factor A domain-containing protein 7-like, which produces MGFKGEHQKPQKGKLKAPSSIMATRQTAVFLVVVVLSLPGLTNCFLHTSSVDGLSSTHRDITRKAILRKTAEVCRDIAAAEARDFSLNIDDSLSVTRVQRACSSSSNSTSSSSTDMFQNAIKSMHRSNADVDRSFPLDVEYHFHDEAIQAGRKIITEGLSSVKANMRLGNFAAARETLGRICHTLQDFYSHSNWAELEKTTPYSTLIRPDQPLENLAGPDTPTCKSCTGATMCADNILPAVLSQGLITSGYFNVISSVKPAGKCSHGGQADKTSTVDPVGGINKDGVESGHGSFHKRAANLAVDATMELLEDIRVAAGDQSFLQLMDLSQAPALCFVIDTTGSMRDDIESAKNVSFNIIDKRRETQQEPSEYILVPFNDPGM
- the LOC110969617 gene encoding probable serine/threonine-protein kinase dyrk2 isoform X1, producing MLTDLQKLGWFKYYFNSYLDFGPVIRTADADKFKVSINNLTAIGGGDNPELSLSGLQLALTAAPPSSQIFVFTDAPAKDTQLKETVTALIETTNSVVTFLLTDVRARRRRDSRGLAPRVLSGGQTQLYRDLAQTSGGQAIEVPKSGLPLATAVIEDLTVSAVVTVFQAAINPGRPENLTFTVDALINNMIIYITGASSLTFTLTSSTGAVQRHMLDISVITANISHTYISSFSLTFLDFLHVCNLKVFLLGSWLIVLAVNSLVQIVKNTNKNTHFLILCVTYITIFNMFSCLSGLSQTSSQFNGPLANFTTVGNLRRIMLITGNQTGLWNISINSNIAYTVKVTGQSSVNFIYELVDVQEGAHGGVIPIEGRPIAGANVSLLVTVTGSDNVTVTEATLFNSLGLTEISGSIQSLGNNDFLVRFIAVPAGEFAVRLTGQDTSSTSRSRSTLNTFQRQASTQIKTSSLSVTAQAGITIEPGSTASIPFTVSSSTTGTFTVRVNNDRNYNATSPSSVAIGTSSEGKANGTVTLTPPASTVSGTDVTLTIEVQNAATTEINYAVLRFSVAARVTDLSRPVCQETNVSGNCNSSSSPCAISFWNFSTVFTDGINGTGIASITLRQGNGTLDTRTVTGAGGENITVVTYNSSCCSPAVELAAVDRVGNVGTCGGRATVLTSAAPTTTTTVTTTTTPKTTTTTTTTTIPPVTTVTHMTTAPTVIVAATSTAGHTLSMSHCVWISVAVSLIWK